A window of the Methanoculleus horonobensis genome harbors these coding sequences:
- a CDS encoding small ribosomal subunit Rsm22 family protein: MSERGSVEGPLAVDDAGRERQLAFFEKPEVPDYIQRIVESYTEKKTAKSWDDPVVLDRMRNAILAQKSRYWKEKRVSYRKAYQVLGYLAYHAPVYLVQFEHILWQVINQGLAKPHMRILDLGTGPGVVPLAVIDLLGRLGNGSADVYAVEQSEEHLEAYNALVPAAAAARGNAVRVEKPIRADIGALEAGDLPDRIDLMVFSNVLNELRHLDTDRRADLVASLAERLAPDGTIVVVEPADLANSTAMRQTVRAIAERGLTIYSPCSFIRGTACNPVRCWTFEQKGDIRPTRLMERLAAEKDGYRFVNTDIKYSSALLRKDTKTQHAYRVPPGAKFAPLSHLRRHRDKKINVVAALISGNLGDNRTKVYKVCDGTPADPAYAVVPATLRGTNRDALDGLPYGDIVRLYGVLVRFNRDHGAYNLVVLPGTRIEPVGCSGGEGGRVADM; the protein is encoded by the coding sequence ATGAGCGAGCGGGGTAGCGTTGAAGGGCCGTTAGCGGTCGACGATGCCGGGCGCGAGCGGCAGCTCGCGTTCTTCGAGAAGCCGGAGGTTCCGGACTATATCCAGAGGATCGTCGAGTCCTACACCGAGAAGAAGACCGCCAAGTCCTGGGACGACCCGGTCGTGCTCGACCGGATGCGTAACGCCATCCTCGCCCAGAAGAGCCGATACTGGAAGGAGAAGCGGGTGAGTTACCGGAAGGCCTACCAGGTTCTCGGCTACCTGGCCTACCACGCACCGGTCTACCTGGTGCAGTTCGAGCACATCCTCTGGCAGGTCATCAACCAGGGGCTCGCAAAACCCCATATGCGGATCCTCGATCTCGGCACCGGGCCGGGAGTCGTGCCGCTCGCCGTCATCGACCTTCTCGGACGGCTCGGGAACGGTTCCGCGGATGTCTACGCCGTCGAGCAGTCGGAGGAGCACCTCGAGGCCTACAACGCCCTCGTCCCGGCCGCCGCTGCGGCGCGAGGCAACGCCGTGCGGGTGGAAAAGCCCATCCGCGCCGACATCGGGGCGCTCGAGGCAGGTGACCTGCCCGACCGGATTGACCTCATGGTCTTCTCGAACGTCTTGAACGAACTCCGCCACCTCGATACCGACCGGCGCGCCGACCTTGTCGCCTCCCTTGCCGAACGGCTCGCGCCCGACGGGACGATCGTCGTCGTGGAGCCCGCCGACCTCGCGAACTCCACCGCCATGCGGCAGACCGTGCGGGCGATAGCGGAGCGCGGCCTTACCATCTACAGCCCCTGCTCGTTCATCCGCGGAACCGCCTGCAACCCCGTCCGGTGCTGGACGTTCGAGCAGAAAGGCGACATCCGGCCGACCCGGTTGATGGAGCGCCTCGCAGCGGAGAAAGACGGTTACCGGTTCGTGAACACCGATATCAAATACTCGTCGGCGCTCCTGCGAAAGGATACAAAGACGCAGCACGCCTACCGCGTCCCGCCGGGAGCGAAGTTCGCTCCTCTCTCCCACCTCCGCCGGCACCGCGACAAAAAGATCAACGTCGTCGCCGCGCTGATCTCCGGCAACCTCGGGGATAACCGGACGAAGGTCTACAAGGTCTGCGACGGGACGCCGGCAGACCCCGCCTACGCCGTCGTCCCGGCGACCCTCCGCGGCACGAACCGCGACGCGCTCGATGGTCTCCCCTACGGCGATATCGTCCGGCTCTACGGGGTTCTCGTCCGGTTCAACCGCGACCACGGCGCCTACAACCTGGTCGTCCTGCCGGGGACGCGGATCGAGCCGGTCGGGTGTTCGGGGGGAGAAGGGGGCAGAGTGGCGGACATGTAA
- a CDS encoding indolepyruvate oxidoreductase subunit beta — translation MKPSFDVLIVGIGGQGTVLASNVLGEACIIENRTVRSAETHGMAQRGGSVESHIRIDGKHGSLIVPGTADLLVAFDLLEALRYRHYLPAGGRLVVNRNLVVPTSVYQQGMDVPDEESILAALADLDVTCIDAAALAEEAGSILSQNIVMLGAASGDIPLRAETLEEAVRRCVPQKTVEVNTAAFRLGREKGAGAP, via the coding sequence ATGAAACCCTCGTTCGACGTCCTGATCGTCGGTATCGGCGGCCAGGGAACTGTTCTCGCCTCGAACGTCCTCGGGGAGGCCTGCATCATCGAGAACCGGACCGTCCGGAGCGCCGAGACCCACGGGATGGCGCAGCGCGGCGGGTCGGTGGAGAGCCACATCCGCATCGACGGAAAGCACGGCTCCCTGATCGTGCCGGGGACGGCCGATCTCCTCGTCGCCTTCGACCTCCTCGAGGCGCTCCGCTACCGGCATTACCTCCCGGCAGGAGGGAGGCTTGTCGTGAACCGGAACCTGGTCGTCCCGACGTCGGTCTACCAGCAGGGCATGGACGTCCCCGACGAGGAGAGCATCCTTGCCGCGCTCGCCGACCTCGACGTCACCTGCATCGACGCCGCGGCCCTCGCAGAGGAGGCGGGGAGCATCCTCTCGCAGAACATCGTGATGCTCGGCGCGGCGTCGGGCGATATCCCCCTCCGGGCCGAGACCCTCGAAGAGGCGGTGCGGCGGTGCGTGCCGCAAAAGACCGTCGAGGTCAACACCGCAGCATTCCGGCTCGGCCGGGAGAAGGGCGCCGGCGCGCCCTGA
- the iorA gene encoding indolepyruvate ferredoxin oxidoreductase subunit alpha, giving the protein MAVRYLLGNEGIAHACLEANIDFASGYPGTPSSEVIDVLRVQKERPFTVEWSTNEKVAFENALAAAWCGVRALCTMKHVGLNVAADPLMTSAYTGVTGGFVILSADDPFAHSSQNEQDTRRYAHFARLPCLDPASVQEAHDMIRDAFALSEEFGLPVIFRPTTRICHSKGDVDLGEIGTDHRTAEFRRDPKQYVVIPAHTRVLHKILNKKQPALKERLVELGYNRHTVRGRTAVVASGVSAAYVQEVLPEDVSLAIVGAYPIDEEWLAAFVDRHEKVLVVEELDPVVEEVVRQVATKTEVFGKMTGTVPYEGEFTPAIVAAALDKAGMAPTATFPAAAPVPGVPPRPPILCAGCMHRPTFYAIRKVFRDGIFPSDIGCYTLGLQLGAVDTTICMGASITVGSGIARSGEERPVVSTIGDSTFLHTGIPGLLNAVYNGADMVVVILDNRITAMTGHQPNPNTGMTATGEESTPISLDAICRSCGVSWVETVDPYDLPVLLDTFRKAKERRGVRVVIAKQPCVITARRSGIKRKPYTVDPERCTGCGACRSFGCPAIAFVDKNATITELCAGCGVCTDICPSGAIVLEGRR; this is encoded by the coding sequence ATGGCAGTACGATACCTACTCGGAAACGAGGGCATCGCTCACGCATGCCTGGAGGCAAATATTGATTTTGCCAGCGGCTACCCGGGAACGCCGTCCTCCGAAGTGATCGACGTCCTCAGGGTACAGAAGGAGCGGCCCTTCACCGTGGAGTGGTCCACGAACGAGAAGGTCGCCTTCGAGAACGCGCTCGCCGCCGCCTGGTGCGGGGTTCGCGCGCTCTGCACCATGAAGCACGTCGGGCTGAACGTGGCGGCCGATCCCCTGATGACGAGCGCATACACCGGGGTGACCGGCGGGTTCGTCATCCTCTCCGCCGACGACCCCTTCGCGCACAGTTCCCAGAACGAGCAGGACACCCGGCGCTACGCGCACTTCGCCCGGCTCCCCTGCCTCGACCCGGCATCAGTCCAGGAAGCGCACGACATGATACGGGACGCCTTCGCCCTCTCCGAGGAGTTCGGCCTGCCGGTGATCTTCCGCCCCACCACCCGGATCTGCCACTCGAAGGGCGACGTCGACCTCGGTGAGATCGGCACCGATCACCGGACCGCCGAGTTCCGGCGCGACCCGAAGCAGTATGTGGTCATCCCCGCGCACACCCGGGTTCTGCACAAGATACTGAACAAGAAACAGCCGGCCCTGAAGGAGCGGCTGGTCGAACTCGGCTACAACCGCCACACCGTCCGGGGCAGAACCGCCGTCGTCGCGAGCGGCGTCTCGGCCGCCTACGTCCAGGAAGTGCTCCCCGAAGACGTCTCGCTCGCGATCGTCGGCGCCTACCCGATCGACGAGGAGTGGCTGGCGGCCTTCGTCGACCGGCACGAGAAGGTTCTCGTCGTCGAGGAACTCGACCCGGTCGTCGAAGAGGTTGTCCGGCAGGTGGCGACGAAGACCGAGGTCTTCGGTAAGATGACCGGTACGGTCCCGTACGAAGGGGAGTTCACCCCGGCGATCGTCGCCGCCGCGCTCGATAAGGCGGGCATGGCACCCACGGCGACTTTCCCGGCGGCCGCCCCGGTTCCGGGAGTGCCGCCCCGCCCGCCGATCCTCTGCGCAGGGTGCATGCACCGGCCGACGTTCTACGCGATCCGGAAGGTCTTCCGCGACGGCATCTTCCCGAGCGACATCGGGTGCTACACCCTCGGGCTCCAGCTCGGCGCGGTGGACACCACCATCTGCATGGGCGCCTCGATCACCGTCGGGAGCGGGATCGCCCGGTCGGGAGAGGAGCGCCCCGTGGTCTCGACCATCGGCGACTCGACGTTCCTGCACACGGGCATACCGGGGCTCTTGAACGCCGTCTACAACGGCGCCGATATGGTCGTCGTCATCCTGGACAACCGGATCACCGCCATGACCGGCCACCAGCCGAACCCCAACACCGGAATGACCGCAACGGGCGAGGAGAGCACCCCGATATCGCTCGATGCGATCTGCCGGTCGTGCGGGGTCTCCTGGGTCGAGACGGTCGACCCCTACGACCTGCCCGTGCTCCTCGACACCTTCCGAAAGGCGAAGGAGAGGAGGGGCGTCCGGGTCGTCATCGCAAAACAGCCCTGCGTCATCACCGCACGACGGAGCGGGATCAAGCGCAAACCCTACACGGTCGACCCCGAACGGTGCACGGGCTGTGGCGCCTGCAGATCGTTCGGCTGCCCGGCGATCGCGTTCGTCGACAAGAACGCGACGATCACCGAACTCTGCGCCGGCTGCGGCGTCTGCACGGATATCTGTCCGTCGGGCGCGATCGTTCTGGAGGGACGGCGATGA
- a CDS encoding solute carrier family 23 protein, whose product MEFAYGIDDRPRPASLLIFGLQWLAVSVPLVLIIGRVVAGLDTDGSTVPYLQRLFLLVALVLLAQVYLGHRLPLVLGPATVLLVGILASLDTGFPAINASLVIGGLLLAGLAATGLIGHLQRLFTSRVVAVVLMLIAFTLAPTILDLITDGGGTAPATQTFLFAVAFALILFAANGYLTGIWKSTLALWAILLGTPIYIALFGAVSLPPADTALVALPQNLLAPLAVPDAGVLAAFLICYLALATNDLGSIQSVSGLLKADGMGERAKRGVAVTGLGNVLAGVTGVIGPVNFSLSPGIIAATGCASRFALVPAAVAIALMAASPLAISLLSSIPGPVIGVVLAYVMAAQIAAGLMLGQESGAVGTFDGGLIVGIPLLLGTLVAFLPPEVATGLPAMIRPLLTNGFVVGIVTVLVLEHIVYRRRQADRT is encoded by the coding sequence ATGGAGTTCGCTTACGGCATCGACGACCGGCCGCGACCGGCATCGCTCCTCATCTTCGGCCTCCAGTGGCTCGCGGTGAGCGTTCCCCTCGTCCTCATCATCGGCAGGGTGGTTGCCGGGCTCGATACCGACGGATCGACCGTCCCGTACCTCCAGAGACTCTTCCTCCTCGTCGCGCTGGTGCTGCTCGCGCAGGTGTATCTCGGGCACAGGCTCCCCCTGGTGCTCGGCCCGGCGACGGTGCTCCTGGTCGGCATCCTTGCAAGCCTCGATACAGGGTTTCCAGCCATCAATGCGTCGCTGGTGATCGGCGGGCTCCTCCTCGCCGGTCTTGCGGCGACCGGTCTCATCGGGCACCTCCAGAGGCTCTTCACGTCCCGGGTGGTCGCGGTCGTCCTCATGCTCATCGCGTTCACCCTCGCACCCACCATCCTCGATCTCATCACGGACGGCGGCGGCACCGCTCCGGCGACGCAGACCTTCCTCTTTGCCGTCGCGTTCGCTCTCATCCTCTTCGCCGCAAACGGATATCTCACAGGGATATGGAAGTCAACTCTGGCGCTCTGGGCGATCCTTCTCGGCACCCCGATCTACATCGCTCTCTTCGGTGCGGTCTCCCTGCCGCCCGCGGATACCGCCCTCGTCGCGCTGCCCCAAAACCTTCTCGCGCCGCTCGCCGTGCCCGACGCCGGGGTGCTCGCAGCCTTCCTGATCTGCTACCTCGCGCTCGCCACGAACGACCTCGGGTCGATCCAGTCGGTGAGCGGTCTGCTCAAAGCCGACGGAATGGGCGAACGGGCAAAGCGCGGGGTGGCCGTCACCGGCCTCGGGAACGTCCTCGCGGGCGTTACCGGAGTGATCGGCCCGGTGAACTTCTCGCTCTCCCCGGGCATCATCGCCGCCACCGGGTGCGCGTCCCGGTTCGCTCTCGTCCCGGCCGCCGTAGCGATCGCGCTCATGGCCGCATCGCCGCTTGCCATCAGTCTCCTCAGCAGCATCCCCGGGCCGGTCATCGGCGTCGTCCTCGCCTACGTCATGGCCGCCCAGATCGCGGCGGGGCTCATGCTCGGGCAGGAGAGCGGGGCGGTCGGAACGTTCGACGGAGGGCTGATCGTCGGCATCCCCCTCCTTCTCGGGACACTGGTAGCCTTCCTGCCTCCGGAGGTCGCCACAGGACTCCCGGCAATGATCCGCCCCCTGCTCACCAACGGCTTTGTCGTGGGCATCGTCACCGTCCTCGTCCTCGAGCATATCGTCTACCGGCGGCGACAGGCAGATCGAACCTAA
- a CDS encoding ABC transporter ATP-binding protein, giving the protein MNAVEVRGLSRSFDGRDILRDVSFTVGHGEIFGYLGPNGAGKTTTIRILLGLLAPGAGEVRVLGRDLAADDDARARVGVLFENNGLSDRMSAADNLAYYAGLYGLEEPGERIDELLALVDLANRRDDPVGTFSTGMKRKLGIARAILHRPEVVFLDEPSSGLDPGAQRMVRDLIVELSRREEMTVFLNSHHLDEVQRICSTVAILAGGRIRAFDSVENLTAASGRPAVTITLAGAVDRACEVVGRLPYVTECDADGDRLGCILADSGATPDLVAALVGAGFRIEEVRRSSRSLEEIYLEHVGRAEGEA; this is encoded by the coding sequence GTGAACGCCGTCGAAGTCCGGGGACTCTCGCGGTCGTTCGACGGCCGCGATATCCTCCGCGACGTCTCGTTCACCGTCGGGCACGGCGAGATCTTCGGCTACCTCGGCCCGAACGGCGCCGGGAAGACCACGACAATCCGGATCCTGCTCGGCCTCCTTGCCCCCGGCGCGGGCGAGGTCCGGGTTCTCGGCCGCGACCTTGCTGCGGATGACGATGCGCGGGCGCGGGTCGGGGTGCTCTTCGAGAACAACGGTCTTTCCGACCGGATGAGCGCCGCGGACAACCTGGCCTACTACGCCGGTCTCTACGGTCTCGAAGAGCCTGGAGAGCGGATCGACGAACTCCTCGCGCTCGTCGATCTCGCCAACCGGCGGGACGACCCGGTCGGGACGTTCTCGACCGGCATGAAGCGGAAGCTCGGTATCGCCCGGGCGATCCTTCACCGGCCCGAGGTGGTCTTCCTCGACGAACCCTCCTCCGGCCTCGATCCCGGCGCACAGAGGATGGTTCGCGACCTCATCGTCGAACTCTCCCGGCGGGAGGAGATGACCGTCTTCTTGAACTCCCACCACCTCGACGAAGTTCAGCGGATCTGCTCGACGGTCGCGATCCTCGCGGGAGGGAGGATCCGGGCCTTCGACTCGGTAGAGAACCTCACCGCGGCATCCGGCCGCCCGGCCGTGACGATCACCCTCGCCGGTGCCGTCGACCGCGCGTGCGAGGTCGTGGGGAGATTGCCGTACGTCACGGAGTGCGACGCGGACGGCGACCGCCTCGGTTGCATCCTCGCCGACTCCGGCGCGACACCCGACCTCGTTGCAGCCCTTGTCGGGGCGGGGTTCCGGATCGAGGAGGTCCGCCGGTCGTCGCGGTCGCTTGAGGAGATCTATCTCGAACACGTCGGCAGAGCGGAGGGCGAGGCATGA
- a CDS encoding heme exporter protein CcmB: MSTFAIIARREMKLAFRNRSALIAALIFAVWFPVVTILGIAASAGEDATAVAGGIAAITLPVGVFMGYLFCADAFFREKRDGSIETLLCTPVSLRRLWEGKAAGVAVPAYLMTLVSAAVALAAVYTLSSAPVAGEPLLILHLAVVVPVWIAAAAGLIGAAQLALGMRENQILGFVLIFGFIFLIVVLQGIAPGGSGISVTTEVIFAAVGIVLLALARFIAGKVTRERIVRTIP, translated from the coding sequence ATGAGCACGTTTGCCATCATCGCCCGGCGGGAAATGAAGCTCGCCTTCCGGAACCGGAGCGCCCTCATCGCGGCGCTCATCTTCGCCGTATGGTTCCCCGTTGTGACGATCCTCGGGATCGCTGCAAGCGCCGGTGAAGACGCTACGGCCGTTGCCGGCGGCATCGCCGCAATCACCCTCCCGGTCGGGGTATTTATGGGCTATCTCTTCTGCGCCGACGCCTTCTTCCGGGAGAAGCGGGACGGCTCCATCGAGACGCTCCTCTGCACCCCGGTCTCTCTCCGCCGCCTCTGGGAGGGGAAGGCCGCCGGGGTCGCCGTGCCGGCGTATCTGATGACTCTTGTCTCGGCCGCAGTGGCCCTTGCGGCGGTTTACACCCTGTCGAGCGCTCCCGTAGCCGGCGAACCCCTGCTCATCCTTCACCTCGCGGTCGTCGTCCCGGTCTGGATCGCCGCCGCGGCCGGGCTGATCGGCGCGGCCCAGCTTGCGCTCGGGATGCGGGAGAACCAGATCCTCGGGTTCGTGCTGATATTCGGGTTCATCTTTCTCATCGTCGTGCTCCAGGGGATCGCACCGGGCGGGTCGGGCATCTCGGTGACGACGGAGGTTATCTTCGCGGCGGTCGGGATCGTGCTCCTCGCGCTCGCCCGATTCATTGCCGGGAAGGTGACGAGGGAGCGGATCGTCAGGACGATTCCGTGA
- a CDS encoding PAS domain-containing protein, with protein sequence MMQEEHDLPNRILRALRFRPKGMTITEVAKQLGVTRNSVSKHLEILQIAGKVDVRHIGNAKLYSLAQRVPISAFLCFTKNLILILDNEQRIVQVNDQCQRALKRSKDDLIGLTLAEAALPVVSSPEAIAVIEGLEREQVMTDLLYRRDEGGDLFYQMQAIPTTFEDGEKGCTLVLEDITERKRYVRNMEFLARTAMELVDMPTEADIYEYIAETIAEIVPNPRCYVHSYDEAKQEFFIRAMTPDSIRNAVREIIGEDPVGKVFPVRGVFYSAPFNESPSTFFAMREMHFSPYFEDEELSFADACLHVFPEDTYERLQQRFEIAKIYLTGLVWQEQLFGLVGICMGPEEVLEDRSAIESFLRQASIALARRQTEERLRRSESRFRDLIDSSPVPSAVIESDGRYTFINRAFTDLFGYTLADIPTGKDWFRLAFPDPVRRREAIAAWKADREAAGPCHSRPRTYPVRCRDGEGKEIRFSPVELSDGTEYVTYEDVTEERRIHGVLIGEIAGLRRK encoded by the coding sequence ATGATGCAGGAGGAGCACGATCTCCCGAACCGTATCCTTCGTGCCCTCCGGTTTCGGCCGAAGGGCATGACCATCACCGAGGTGGCGAAACAACTCGGCGTCACCCGGAACTCGGTCTCGAAACACCTCGAGATCCTTCAGATCGCCGGTAAAGTCGATGTGCGGCATATCGGGAACGCGAAACTCTACTCCCTCGCCCAGCGCGTCCCGATCTCCGCCTTCCTCTGCTTCACGAAGAACCTGATCCTGATCCTTGACAACGAGCAGCGAATCGTCCAGGTCAACGACCAGTGCCAGAGAGCCCTCAAACGCTCGAAAGATGATCTGATCGGCCTGACGCTCGCGGAGGCCGCCCTTCCCGTCGTCTCCTCCCCGGAGGCGATCGCCGTCATCGAAGGCCTGGAACGCGAGCAGGTGATGACCGATCTCCTTTACCGGCGGGACGAGGGAGGAGACCTCTTCTACCAGATGCAGGCGATCCCGACGACGTTTGAGGACGGCGAGAAGGGGTGCACCCTCGTCCTCGAGGATATCACCGAGCGGAAGCGGTACGTCCGGAACATGGAGTTCCTCGCCCGGACCGCGATGGAGCTCGTCGATATGCCGACGGAGGCGGACATCTACGAGTATATCGCTGAAACAATTGCGGAAATCGTTCCGAATCCACGCTGTTACGTGCATTCTTATGATGAGGCCAAACAGGAGTTCTTCATACGTGCGATGACTCCCGATAGCATTCGGAACGCGGTGAGGGAGATCATAGGAGAAGATCCTGTTGGCAAGGTCTTTCCCGTCCGCGGGGTCTTTTACTCTGCCCCATTCAATGAGTCTCCGTCGACGTTTTTCGCCATGAGAGAGATGCATTTTAGTCCCTATTTTGAGGATGAAGAGTTATCGTTTGCCGATGCGTGCTTGCACGTATTTCCCGAAGATACCTACGAGAGGCTCCAGCAGAGATTCGAGATCGCGAAGATATACCTCACCGGGCTGGTATGGCAGGAACAGCTCTTCGGGCTGGTCGGGATATGCATGGGACCCGAGGAAGTGCTCGAAGATAGGTCTGCAATCGAATCTTTCCTCCGCCAGGCTTCCATTGCCCTCGCCCGGCGGCAGACCGAGGAGCGGCTCCGCCGGAGCGAAAGCCGGTTCCGGGACCTGATCGACTCCTCGCCCGTTCCATCGGCCGTCATCGAGAGCGACGGCCGCTACACCTTCATTAACCGGGCGTTCACCGACCTTTTTGGGTATACGCTCGCGGATATCCCCACCGGGAAAGACTGGTTCCGGCTTGCGTTCCCGGATCCCGTCCGCCGCCGCGAGGCGATCGCTGCCTGGAAGGCAGACCGGGAAGCGGCCGGCCCCTGCCACTCACGGCCGCGGACGTATCCCGTCCGGTGCAGGGATGGGGAAGGGAAAGAGATCCGCTTCTCGCCTGTCGAACTCTCCGACGGGACAGAGTACGTCACCTATGAGGACGTCACCGAGGAGCGCCGGATTCATGGTGTCCTGATCGGCGAGATAGCGGGACTGCGAAGAAAGTAG